The Candidatus Thermokryptus mobilis sequence AAAGTGGAATTTTTCGGCATAGGCAGGGATATCGTGTTTGAAGATGGGCGTGTCAACAGGTCAATTGCGATTCTTGTTTTTAAAGATAATTTAATACGGAGGTTAACTCAATGGACGATAAAAAAGTAAGTTATGAGTTGGATTCGGAGTATAGGGTTAGGGTTAAAGACCTTCCGCCTGAGACGAGACCGAGGGAGAAATTTATAAAGTATGGACCACAAGCGGTCTCAAATGCTGAGCTTCTTGCTATTTTGATCGGTTCAGGGACTAGAAAGATTTCCGCCATTGACCTTGCGAATAAAATTCTGGCTGATGCTGGTGGGTTAAGAGAACTGGCTCGTAAAGGGCTTGGTGACCTTAGGAAATACAAAGGTATAGGATTAAAAAAAGCGGTGACAGTAGCTGCTGCATTTGAGCTATCACGAAGGATTCAATCTGAACCTTTTTCACAACGCCATCAGATCACCAGCCCTGAAGACATCGTAAGGATATTTGCACCGCGACTTTCTGATTTAAATAGAGAGATTTTGATAGTCGTCCTACTTAACACTGCTAATCGCATCATAAGGGATGTTATTATTTCCGAGGGGAATTTGAACTCAAGTGTAATTCATCCCCGTGAGGTATTTAAGCCGGCGATTGATGAGCTCAGTGCAAGTGTTATTCTCGTTCATAATCATCCAAGTGGAAATCCCGAGCCAAGTCGTGCGGATATTGAAGTGACAAAGCAGATTTACCAAGCTGGCGAGATAATAGGCATAAAGCTTCTTGATCATGTCATAATAGCTGGGGACAGATACACGAGCATGGCGCAACTTGGGCTTTTAAAATAAATTTTGGAGGTAAATTATGGAGTTAAAAATTGTAAAAATTGAGAAGCCAGACAACATCAATTTCATCCTTGGGCAGTCACATTTCATAAAAACGGTTGAGGATTTGTATGAAGCGATAGTAACAACTCAACCGCATATGAAATTCGGTATAGCGTTTTGCGAGTCCTCAGGTCCAGCGCTTGTGAGATGGGCTGGAAATGATGAAGCGATGATTGAACTTGCGAAAAAAAATGCCTTAAATCTCTCCGCAGGTCATTCATTTGTAATTTTCATGGATAATGGTTATCCGATCAACATACTTAATGCGATAAAAATGGTCCCAGAGGTTTGCAGAATCTTTTGTGCGACGGCTAACCCGGTTGAGGTTATAATTGCGGAAACAGAGCAAGGTCGCGGAATACTCGGTGTAATAGATGGAGTTAAGACAAAAGGAATAGAAGGAGAGGAGGATATACAGAAGCGAAAGGAATTTTTGAGAAAAATTGGATACAAGTTTTGAAATTATTAAATTTTTTGTGCTTTGATACAATAAATTCCGCGAGAGGTTGATTTTAATGTTCGTCATTTTGAAGATTTTTAAAGTTGTGTTGCCTTTGCTTTACATAGCAACGAGTTGGCTTTACGGTCGTGCCTTTTTCAAGGATGATTTATTTGCGAAAAAATATAAAACGAAATTTCTCGTCTTTACCTTAATTTTTCACTTCGTTTATCTTATCCTC is a genomic window containing:
- the radC gene encoding RadC family protein, encoding MDDKKVSYELDSEYRVRVKDLPPETRPREKFIKYGPQAVSNAELLAILIGSGTRKISAIDLANKILADAGGLRELARKGLGDLRKYKGIGLKKAVTVAAAFELSRRIQSEPFSQRHQITSPEDIVRIFAPRLSDLNREILIVVLLNTANRIIRDVIISEGNLNSSVIHPREVFKPAIDELSASVILVHNHPSGNPEPSRADIEVTKQIYQAGEIIGIKLLDHVIIAGDRYTSMAQLGLLK
- a CDS encoding adenosine-specific kinase; the encoded protein is MELKIVKIEKPDNINFILGQSHFIKTVEDLYEAIVTTQPHMKFGIAFCESSGPALVRWAGNDEAMIELAKKNALNLSAGHSFVIFMDNGYPINILNAIKMVPEVCRIFCATANPVEVIIAETEQGRGILGVIDGVKTKGIEGEEDIQKRKEFLRKIGYKF